The genomic region GTGAGGCCCCAAAGCTCTCCTGAAAGAGACCATCGTTTTTTCCTCCCCGTAGCAGAGTAGAAGCGTGCGcccacgcgtgcacacacacacacacacacaccacttttCCGCCAGAGGCAGGCCTTGCCTGGAATTAACTAAAACTTTGCCTCTGGCAGGGACTGACAGCACGGTAGGAGCCCTTTAGAGGAATGAGGGAAAGGGTCAGCCACTTTCCCCCCAGTCTATGCATCAAGTTAAGCAGCCACACACAATCCCCCAACCTCACTTTATTGGAAGAGGCAGCAGCAGCTGTAGCCCCGGGGCCTAGTCCGGATAGGGGGGAATGGGGACTGTACAGAATGCGTTTTAAATGCTAGGAAAGAATTCACTGGTTCCTCCAGTTCACAGGAAGGCTGCCAAGGCTGGAGCCTGAGCCTGAAAGTGAAGATGAGGGGACGAGAGGGTGGCGAGAGAAAGTTGTCGTGACGGAGAACCTGAACTACCCTGTCCTAATGTCTTCTCTTGCCTAAATGGGCTCCTCCTGTTTCTGTTATTTCCCTTGCAAGCTGCGGGGGCTTCCCTCCGGCTTTCTGGGCCTCTGAGTCCCGCCAGTAAAACTGCTCCCCATCTCTGTACAAAAGAGAAAGCCACGACCTCTGCCCCTATGGGGTCCAGCGCGCACTTGGGTGCGGGTGATCCCTCCGGAAGTCGCTCTGCTCCTCTGGCCGGGTATCCTCCTCTTCCCGGCCACTTATACCCTTGAGCACCAAGAGTTTGCCCATTTAGGCCGCCTCTGGGAACAGGAGGGTCCACCCCACCGCCAGGCTCTCAAAGGGTGGGGTGGCGCCTCGGGTGGGGCGGGCTGGAGGTGGGTGAGAATGGGAGAGAAGGGGCGAGCGGGGGCACGGGGCGGGGCCGGCTCAGTCGGGGTAGATGATGAAGCCGGAGAAGGTGCTGTACTTGTTGGTGTTGCCGCCATGCACTTTCCCGCCGTCCAGCTTGATGAAGACCTCGTCGCCCACGTCCAGGTGCAGAATGACGCTGTTGCTGGCGTAGTCGTAGTTCTGGTCCGCGTCCTGAGCAATGGCGCTGGCCCGGACCTATCGAGGGAGAAGAATCTGCTCATGCTCTGCGTGGAGCTGGGGTGACGAGAGGAGTCCGGGCGGCTGGGCGTGCGAAGGCGGCCGGGCAGCCGccgcaggggctggggagggccaGGGAGAAGCGTAGGACATCACGGAGTTGCTCCAGCTCTGCcattcactagctgtgtgacgcGGAGCAAATTCCACGCCTTTTCTGGACCTCGAGTTGACTTATAAAGTGAGGGACAGTAATAGAACCCACCTCATAGGGTGTTAAGATTAAGTGAATTACTACGTGTGAAGTGTGTTCAGAACagtggtttgcttttttttttttttttttttgagatggagtttcgctcttcttgcccatgctggagttcaatggcgcgatctcggcttactgcaacctcccgggttcaagcgattctcctgcctcagcctccctagtagctgggattacagacgcccaccaccacgcccagctaattttttctgtttttagtagagacggggtttcactgtgttggtcaggctggtctcgaactcctgatctcaggtgatccacccacctcagcctcccaaagtgctgggattacaggcgtgagccaccgcgcctggctcagtGGTTTccattcttaaattatttttaatgcattttcaaattactattctcattttaaaaataaattttgccagccaggcgcggtggctcatacctgtaatcccagcactttgggaggccgaggccgaaggatcatctgagatcaggagttcgagaccagcctaactaacatggagaaaccccgtctctactaaaaatacaaaattagctgggcgtggtggtacatgtctgtaatcccagctactcgggaggctgaggtcggagaatcgcttgaacccaggaggcagaggttgcggtgagccgagaacgcgccattgcactccagcctgggcaacaagagcgaaactctgtctcaaaaaataaaataaaataaaaatttggctgtaggataatttctaaaattctgaACCGGCTGGGACCTCCTGTCAGCCCTCATGGAGGGTTGGCTTCCCCAGTGGTGGGGCGGGCATAGGTGTGCCTGTGCGTGTGCACAGGGTGTGGGCCATGCTAAGGTGCACTGTTGCGCTTCGCCTGTGGGCGCGGATTTCCCGACCAAGCACCCGCTGGTGCCCAGGCGTGGGGGGCCGTCTTCTGCCAGAACAGGGAGCACTTCCTCCCCTCCGGGCTCATGGCGGTCACTTCGGGCCTCCAGCCCCCCTCTTCTAGAAAGTCCCACAGGGGCTGGTTATTAACTCATTAATTATTCATCATTATTCTAATCACTATTTACCGTCCCCAGGGCCGCAGCGCCCGCGCCGAAGAATACAGAGTGGGAACTGCGCAGTCCCCTCCCCCTCGGAAACACGCACGAATTAGTTACACACTGgccccctccacctcctcccagaTACCCCGCATAGACCAAGCACACCTACTCGGTGTCATATGCAGATAGACACGGCTCTACCCTCACATCGCACTCcgcactcacacacactccctgacacacatacatattcttTCACTCCATGAGGACGCACACTCGCTCCCTTTCCCCGGGTTCCTGGGGCAGCCCTGCTGGGATGAGATCCCAAAGCAGGTCTGGGGGCAGGCAGACGCTGCCGCGGTACCAGGCTCCTGCAGGCCTGAAGCTCCTGGGTCGCCACCACCCCCTTCATGCGGGACATCCAGAGGTCACCACTCAGCCCCAACCTCCCTCTGCGGCCTGTGCAGCTCTGGCACCTTCTCCCACCTACCCCACACCTGCGGCCTCTAGTTCCCACTATGTATGACATTTTGGTGCCAGAGCTTAGTCTTTGGGGCTATTCCCCGAAAACAGAGGCAACAGTGACTCCAACTGCCCACAAGGGCAGGGAACTGTGGAACCTGGATACTGAGAGATTGCTAGGGAGGGTGTGGGGCCTACAAGACCAGGCCAGGGTCCAAGGCTTTTCTACCTTTCCCTTGCCTCTTTCCTCCCCCAAATCCATTCATTCCAGCCACCTGGCTGACCCTTGAGCTGCCAGGCCACAGACTCAGCTGAGGGCAAGGCTGTTCTAGGCCCCCAGCCCTGGGGTGAGCAATAGGACAGCTGATCGGCAGGTGAAGTGAGCAAGcgaatgttttcttccttttatacCTTTTCCTCAAACATCCAACCCGAATGCCCTCAACATGAGAACAGCTGCCGACTTCCTATTGCCTGAGACATGGATTCCATTCTAGTTCGAAGGAGCCTAGACTCCGGTTAGCTGGTCCAATGCAAGGCTGAGAGACCCAAAGGCCAGGGGGGCTGCCACAGAAGAAAGGATAGCCCAAGACAGGACGAGAAAAGAAGCGAGTTGGCAGGGCGAGACACCAAAGACATCTGGTGTTGCCCATAGTTGCAATGTGAGGTCGCAGCTGCAGAGACACTCAGGTTTGAGTCCTGAGTTCTAATTCTAACACCATTCCTACACTCCGTGAGGCCCTAGGCAGAAGGTTTTCCTTCTCTGGCCCCCAATTTCCTCTGTGGGTAAATGAAGTCATCTATCGTTCTTGGCAGCCTCGCGTTCCTGGATTCAGTGACGCCGTTTCGGGGAATAATCTCAGGTTGTGGGATGAGTGCAGGGAGATCTAGAGAGCGACCAGTCTGAgctgggttggggggaggggcatctcaCCTGTCCGTTCTTCATGAGGTCGGCCCACATGCTGGTGCCGTCGCCGCCGCGCATGAGCACGTGGTAAGCGAAGAAGTAGACGCCTGGCATGGGGCAAGTAAACTTGCCGCTGGCTGCCTCGTAGGCGTTGCCCACGTTGGTCACCACGTCGTCGAAGCGCAGTACCTCGTAACCCTCGTGAGGCCGCCGCAGGCCCGCGTAGAAAGCAATGCGAGGCACGTAGCCGGCAGCGGGCGCCACCCCGCCCAGACCTGGACCGGGAGGGCCCGGGGGTCCTGGCCTGCCGGGTTCTCCTGGGGGCCCTCTTGGACCTGGTGGTCCAGGGGGCCCCCGCAGGCCTGCTTTCCCGCGCCGGCCCACCTCTCCCTTGGCGCCTGGCGGGAAGGGGGGCACGGAAGCAGGCGCGCCGTCGGGACCCGGGCCACGGGGCCCATGCGGGTCGCACACCATGCGGCAGCGACCCAGCATCTCGTAGTGCGCTGGCCCGCGGGAGCTGTGCACCAGCAGCGGGATGGCCactagcagcagcagcaccatGGCCACCCCGACGGCCGCACCCGCCACCCTCTTGCGGCGGCTCAGCCGCGACGCGGCCAGGGCCAGCAAATCTTCCTCACTCTTGGGCGCAATGGCTGCCGGGGCCCGGGGCTCTCCGCTGGCCCAGGAGGTGGTGACCCGCCTTGGGCCTGGGTCTGCACTCCCCCGACGGCTGCCCCCCGCTCCCCTTACCCTGCCTCTGCGGGCTCCAGCCGCGGCGGTGCCGCTCCCCAAGCCGTCCGTCAAGGGGAGGCCCCTCGTGGGTTACGTCAGGGGCAGCTCCCGACGGTCCAGAGCCAGTGGTCCTCTAGTACCCTCCCGCTCAGTCCTAACGATCCTGGGCACCTGAGTTCCGCAGCTTCTCGGACGGCTGGTTTCTTACGGATCTGAGATGCCTGCTCTCCAGACCGCTGCTCTCTCAGGGATGGCGCGGTGCCTGGGTCCCAGACTGCCCAGATAGACCGCTCCCTGCTGGAGCGGGGACTGCTCCCAGCGCTCCGGACGTCCCGGGCTCTGAGCTGCGGGTGCTGCTCACCGGGCGCGATCTCCTAGTAGGTTTTGCGCTCTGCCTCTTGGCAAGCACCGACTCACCTTGCTACCCCTGCCGCGGCCCCAGCCCCTGCTAGAGCCCTGGTCCGCGCCTCTCTCCTGCGGGTGCGGTCCCTCTCCGCCTCCCTaaccttcctcccctccctcccggGCGCGGGTGGTGTGAGGCGCCGCGCGGCGGGAGCCACTATAAGCGGCCAGAGGCGGAGCGACCCCTGGTGCCCAGAGTGGGAAGTGCGGGGGCGGGGCAGGCAGCGGCCCCCACCCACGTCCTCCCcgcctcccctccactcccccaccGCCCCTAGGTTCCTTCCCGGTTCTGAGCGGGTTCTTCAGGGTTTCGCGGCCCCCACTGTATCTTTACTTTCACCCTTTACCCGGAGTTTGGCATTCTCAGAGCCCAGAGGAAACCCAAAACAGCGATGGGATAAAGAGGGGTCAAGATACAAACACGCAGAGAAGACAGGGGTAGATTCCCGAGCTAAAATGAAGGGGAGGGACctcacaaacaaacagaaaacaaaataagaaggGCTAGAAAAGATAGAAATTCACCACCCCACGCAACTCAGCGCCCGTGACCGAATAACATGGTAGAGGATTCAACTGATACTAGTTGGCCTGAACTGGAAAAGGCAAATCTCTAgccaaccccacccccacccctcagtATTGGGGCGCGGAgcggagtgtgtgtgtggtgtgtgtgtgtgtgtgtgtgtgtgtgtgtgtgtgtgtgtgtgtgtgtgtggagagagagagaaaaaaaaataagagaacagACCAGCCCAGGGGAGAAAGCAGGAAACCGACAAGAAAGCAGAGAAGGAGCGACAGAGAAATCAAAGAGAAGGAAAGCTAGATAGAGATGCAAAGACAGAGACAAAGCTTCGAAAAGAGACGGACTGACAACCCCagagtgggagagggagagacagagacagaggaagagagacagagccgGGACAGGTTGACAGATCGAGAGAGAAATGTAAATGGCGCGCTGCAGAGAGACACCCAGGTCCGTGTTTGGACTCCAATGTGACATATCAACTGTGGGGAAGACGCGGGGGCAGGGCGGCTCTGCCAGCAGTGCTAGGCTCTGGGCCTGTGCATTGTGACAGTGTGCTCCAAAGTGTGGAGGTGGCCATGGGATCCTGGCCCTGTGTGTCCCTGGGTGAGTGCGATTGTGGATTGTGTGTTAtctttgtgtatgtatatgtgaggGCTGTTTGAAGGGAGGTATTTGTACTTGTCTTCCTCTTAGTCCCTCAATTTGGAGCCCACAAATGCCATTTTTCCTACCTTGGGACTGAGAATGAAGGAATCTACTGGACAGAGAGGAAGTCAGAAGACAGCTGTCTTCTCATTTGccctgcccagctcagcccaaTGCCACCCCTGCCCTGGTCCCAGACTTTTCCAGTCCCAGGAGTCTctgccccttcctccttcttccagaGTTTGTTGTTAGATGAAACCCAGAGAAGTTGGATCCCACATAATGGGTatttggggtgggggttgaagTTGGTCATGCAAATTAATATAAGTAAAATGCAGATTAGGTGCTAGGCACCCTCCTGTAAGAGGGGACTGTATCTGTCTTTCAGAGCGGCCAAGACATTGCTAGACAGAGGCATTGCTAGATCAGAGTCCAGAGAAAAAGCTACTGGCTGCATCCCTTCTTAGGGCCTGGGCCTTCTGGGGAAAATGTCTTGCTCACAGGGACCCCAGAGGCTAGGAAAACAGGCACTAGGACTGGTAAAAAGTGGGGGCATTTGGAGACCCTGGAGGCGAGCAGCTGCAAAGGCCTCTTAGAGACCAGGATAAGCCAGGACTGTCACGTATGGGAATACATTGTGTAAGATAGAGGGCACAGGGCACACCAGGGCATGATTATTGGATGGAGAGTGATTTCCTCCTCTCTTGTTTTCTGTACTCCTTCCCTGCACCCCCGACCCCCGCCTCATAATGATGCTGGGAGAGAGAGGTTCCTGAGGCTGGGCctgtgttgggggttgggggaggcccCTACATGTCTGCAAGGAGTGGGAGAGAAAGGATTGGCAGTCAGTGGGGGAGGGGCCTCCTCCTCCAAccataaatacaaattttattcaaGGTCTTTGTCGCCATTTGTCTTCCTCGGGGGGCTGAGGGCCGTGTCAGCCCTCTGCATGTCTAATTCTGGATCTGCTCCCCCAGGCTGGATGATGGATGGATCAGAGAGCAGGCCCAGGCTCACACCAGCCTCCCCTGCCTGATCCTCAGGCCCCATCCACCCCAGGTCCtggctcctctccctccctttgccctCCCTCCACTCACCAGAGgccccctctgcccagccgcgCTCCTCACTCCACTCATTCTACTCACCAAGGCCCCTTTTTTAAGTCCCTCACCTCAGCCCCTTCCAGGTCCCAGTCCTCTTCTCTCTAGagcttcccctctcctcccatccCGAGCCCAGGCTGTGAGCTGTGGTGACCAGCAGGGCTGCAGGCAGCAGCGGATCTGTGTGGTGGGGGGAGCCGGCTTGGCTCACGGGGAGCTGAGGGGCCAGCTCCATGAATTTATTCATGTTCTGTTGCTCTTTTCCCACACTCTGGAATGAAGCTGCCAGCTCACCAGGTCCTTGTTGCTTCCCCTGCAGCTGCCACATTCTGCCAAGAAGGGACCTGGGTGGGGCCAAGGCCAGCCTGTGCACCTGGGGCCAGAAGCCAAGTGTCTGGGCTCGAGGGAATGCTGGGGCCCAGGCCGGGGTCTGGGACAATTTTCCCAGAACTCCTCTGGCAGCCAAACTGGGAAGCCCCAGGGAGGTAGTATGGTTGGGAATGGGAAGTAGGTAGAGAAGGGTGTGCTGCAGGACAAAGAAGGGGCAGTGGAAGTGGGGGGCAGAgttggcagggggaggggagaggagaagaagcCTTTAACAGTTTCCTAGGCTCCCCCATTTAAAGGTTAATGCAGCCTTCAGACAGACCAGTCTGTCCTTGACTCTGCATTAACCTTGACCCTAACCCCTATTTATATACTTGACTCCTCTTCAATCCTAAAATGAATTTTAACTCCATAAACTGACTCTAAATGGAATGCCTCCCTCACCTGTCCTGGAACCCAGGGGGATCCCCAGAATCCCCCCCCAGGGCTATAGCTAGGTGTGTGTCAGAGTTCTGAGGACCAGACTTTGGATTAGCATGTGATTAGCATATGATTTGCATGTGATATGTGCCTTCTACTCTGCGGAagttttcatgttaaaattttatGAAGTCTAGTGGAAAGGTCCTGGCTCCTTGAAAGTCCTCTCTTTTTGTTCCTTCTCTCACACTTATTGTCACTGACCCAGACCCCCTCAAGAGAAGAAAGGGTGTGAAGAGGTGAGCAATAGAGGGCCCTTGGGAGGGAAGGCTCCAGCAGCATGATATGCCTCCATCACTTCAacgagtctcagtttcctcatcagtaagaGAAGAGAAACCTCCTCTGCCTGACATTTTATCAAGCTCtaaggaaacactttttttttccttgcactctctccttcctccccttcagGGCCAGTCACTGTGTGCTTCTCCCTACTCATTCCCACACTCTGGCTTTCAACTCCTACACTGAAGATCACATGGATCTGGAAGCAGCCTGGGTTGCCTGGTAGCAGTCCTCTAGTATGAAGACAAGGGAATCCATGTGACAGGACAGGGGATGGCATGGAAAGGGAAACAACATTATTGAGTCCTTATTGTATTTTAGGGCTTTAACATGCAACTTCTCATTGCATTCTCACAGCACTCTTTAGTTAGAtctattgtccccattttaaaggtaaaaaaacTGGGGCCCAGAAAGGGGAAATGGCTTGTCCGTTATCACCCTGTAAGGGATAGTCCTGGAATTAGAGTTATGACCTCCTGGCTTCCTTCTCAGTTCCCTAGAGGAGACAATGGCACCCAAGGCAGTGGAAGAGTGAGAGAGGCAGGCCAGGAGTGGGCAGTGAGATTTGAATGGCTTCCGGGAGACTTTTGTATGTGAGGCCAAAAGGATTGGGTCTTGGCTCCGTgtatcccccaacccccaccctgaCACTGTTAAGCATGATGCCCAACAGGTGCTCAACTGTTGGCTAAAGGATGGCCAAATTTAGTTTCAGAGAACAACTGTCCAGATGGAGGAAGAGAGGGCAGAGAAAAGGGAGGCAAAGGAAAACGAAGCGAGTCAAGGAAAATTTGCTTAAGGGACAAAAGGGAAGCCTGAAGCCGGCTGTTCGACTGCAGCTGGGAAAACCGTCCCAGCCCAAGAACCTGCTCATGGTTTGCCTCCTTGCAGAGACTACCCGCCTGCCTCTGCCAtcagggccaggcccagggctcccACTCATCAGCCAGTGCCTCTGGCACCAAAACTCAGTGCAACCTTAAGTTCAAAGTGTCGCACCAGGGTCCACAGGGCTGAAGACAAGCTCCTGGCTTCCCGGAGAGGGGTAAAGACTGCTTCCAAGGTGTCTGTCAGGCCAGAGCTGTTGCTGACTTACTTCGGCAGCCTTCCACCCCTGGCCAGGTGCTGCTCCTAGCCTTTGACTCCTCCACCTCCCTTTATGCCCCCCTCTGCCTCCACCGCTTGCCAGCTCCAGCCTCCAGTTAATGAAATGTGGAGATCGGCTGCACAGAGAGCTGTCAGACCCCTCATTTCTCCGCTGGGATATTGACTCCGGGTCTGGGAGACCCACAGGTGAAAGGAGGCGGGTAGGTTGCGGGCAGCTGAGGTAGGAGCGCAGGCTGATTAGAGCCCAGAGACAAGGAGGTAGTGCTAAGCGCCAAGTCTCGAGGGCTTGGCTAAGCGAGGAAGGCCCTAGGATGCTCTTTCTGCTTGGGGTCCCCAGCTTTTCTCTGACGAGCAGGATACTTAACGAGCCCCAACCCACCGCACCCGGGCCTGGACCCCGAACTAGCACCCCAGGCGAGCTGGACTTCAGTGAGCGCCGCGCGCAGCGCCTCGGAGCCGGAGACCGCGGCCCGGTGCTTCCTcacatcttcttccatcccttcccTCTTGCTCCCCCTCCCTCCTGCACTCCCTCCCCGGCGGCCGCGGCCTTTATTAGGGATTCCGCGGCTGTCGGTCCCGCCATCCATCCTGTCCGCCGGCAATTAGGCGGCCAGACAAAGAGCAGCTTCGGATGGATGAGGGTCCCGGCGGATCGGAAATGTGAAGGGTCAGCGCTGCCGCCCGCGGCGCACCCCGCTCCCCCTTCCACATAATCACCGGCCGCCCGTCACTCAGCCGGGCGCCCAGGGAGCTCCTGGGCCCGGCCCGGGAGAGGGCGGGTTGCAGCTGCAGCCTAGGCGCCCGGGACAGGGCGATGGCGGACCTGCGGCAGGAGCGCCTCCTGCGGGGCAGTGGAGGACTGCGGCCTGAGGCATTTGCCGAAGGGTGGGGGATTATGGCCCCGGGCGCTCCCCGAAGGGAAACTGGGGCTAGCGGCTTGGGGCCTCCCAGTGGGGAAGAGGGAACAAAAGCTGCCGAGACCGGAGGCCCGGGGTCCAGGGCGCCCCCTGCTGGGAAGCTGGGGACCAAGCCTTAGAGGTCCGGCAGGTACAGATGGAACCAAGCCCAGAGCGACCCCTCCTAGGGAAACCAGGGGTTTCTAGCCTGGCGCGCCTCCTACCGACTTTGAATGACACTGCGCTTCTATGCCCGCTCCGTTCAGTGAAATCCAACCAATCCACATCCAGTCAAAAAAGGCTCCAAGTCCTGGCGAACCTGAGGGGAGCCGAGAGGGAGTTCAAGGAGTCCAGGTTTTACTGCAGATTCTTTGGCGCTAGCTCCCAGCTGACAAATCAACATCTCAATCTGACAATTAGTGGTCGAGATGGGGGGTGAGGGGCTCTCACAGCCCCGGCCGCTTAGCCCTCCCGGCGGGAGGCAGAGGGGTGGGCCGTGCTGGCAGTGATGAACGACACCAGGGGGGCCCGGGGCCCCGAGCGCGCATTCATTACTAGACTGACAGGCGGGTGGCGGGCCGGGCGGGCTGTGAGTGGACGTGCCGGGAAAGAGGCCAGTAGCAGGAGGGGGCTAAGGCAAGCGTTTAACAGTCCCACTGCTCCATCTGCTCCCGGTCCTTCGCCTTGACCCTGGGACTTGACTTCCTTGAGCTCGGCCTCCCAGTTGTTGGAGCTGGCCCTGGCTGGGAAGCAAGGGCGGGGACCTAAGCCCTCTTCTGGGGTTAGGTGATTTAAGGTCTGAGATGTCAAGGAAGGGTATTAGGCAGGTCTCAAGACTAGGCGCTTCGGCCTGACTTCTGAGAAATTGTGCGTGACTGTGCACTCAGAGATGGTGTGTATGACAGGGATTGAGGAGTGTGGATCGCACGTGGGGGGTCAGTGACTGTGTGTGTCAGTACCAGGCATGTGTCAGTATGATTTTGTCAGTGGAGGTGTGAGATTCCCGTCTGAGGATGAGCCACCACCCCTCCCTGTGTGTCCGTCTCCCAACTACCCCCCAGCTGGCTGTCAGCTCTGTCTCCAGTTATGGAGGAAATGGCAGTGCGTACAGTGACAGCTGAGGTGTgctgctggggtggggggtgggggtggtgctaGATGTTAACTGTGAGAGTGCTGGTCAGGACAGCTCTCCCTTCCAGCACCTTCACCACTAACATCTCTACACCAAGGGTCTTGAAagtagtggatttttttttttttttttgccagagttTGGACACCTAGTTGCTGTGCCCTGGGGAACAAAGTGATTACTGCCAGAGTTGTCTAGCCCATACccctacacatacacatacacgaGGTCTCCAAATGTAAGATGTGATCTGCAACCCATGTGGCCTCCCTAGGCTGGTGGTGGCCAGAGAGGAGTTGGTAGATGTTGAGCAGATGCCTGTGTGATGCTCAAGAAGAGAGAGGCTGACCTTCAGACCTCCAAGGCAGCCTATCTCTTTGGAGCCTGTACTAGCAGCCTCTGAGACCCTAACTTTTTGGGTCTCAAGTCCAAGTTAATTACTAGTTTATGCCTTGGGAGGATAATGCTAATTGCACTCTAATTCATCTCCATAATAACTCTCTTCAGTTTGGCTTGGTCTCCACACTCAATCCTCATTCTCAAAAACACCAAGAAGTTGAACCTGGCCTCCTCCCAGCCCTGAACCTCCTGGGTTTacagagcagagagctgggctgACTCTGGATCTCTGGCCCCTTGTTTTGTTCAGCAAGACCACTTCCCTTTGTCTTGTTGTTCCTTGGGGCTAGGGTATCTCCTGGAGCTTCTGTATCTTTATCTCTGTAaacgtcttcttttttttttcggggtcttactgtctcccaggctggagtgcagtggctcgatcttggcttactgcaatctccgtctcctagattcaagagattcttctgcctcagcctcctgaatacctgggactacaggctccacccggcttttttttttttttttttaatttttagtagagacagggtttcaccatgttgaccaggctggtctcgaactcctgatatcaggtgatccacccacctcagcatcccaaagtactgggattacaggtgtgaatcacggTGCCCAGCCTTTGTACACTCCTTTGTGTCTGCATATTTCCACATTTAGGAATCTTCCAAATTTGTCTTCTTACATTTTGGGgggctctctcttttttcctcttgggGCTCTTGTCTCTAAGAATACACCAGCCCAGCAGAATACTCCACGGACACTGGagtaggagaaggaggagggcttTCTTCCTGCCCCCATCCAGAGGTGATTGCTAACCCAAGGATGGTCACACCGTGTCAGGGCTCGGGCAGGCGCGGGTCACTTCATATTCTGGGCACAGAAGCCTGGTCGATGCCCTGctgtccctccctcctcccaacctccctcCTCCTGGCCCCCGCCCCCTCCGCCCGCCTGGAAAAGGcaaatttgacatttttaaatccCGAGCCTTAGAGGGATCGATGCGGCCCGGGGGCCCCGCCTGGGGTCGATATTCCTGATTGGGAAGCGGCCGCTTCGCGGAGCCCGCGTGTAAATcacctgggctgggggagggagcgTGGGGAGCCTACCACGTCCCAGGCTCTCGAAGCCAGGAGGGGTCGGGACCCGGGCGGGACCCGAGGGCGACGGAATGAGAACGACAGGCCTTAGAGAACCAGAGAGAAGCCCGCCCAcggcctccccctcccccgctcAGCCCTGCCAACTCCCCCGGCAGGCTCCAGTCTCGCTTCAGCGGCCGCCACCCTTCGTTGCCCCTGGAGCCGCCGGGGAGGCCAGTGTCGGAGCCAGCCATGCGGCGGCTCCTCTCCGGCCGCTCCCGCGGGGCCAGGGCTTC from Pongo pygmaeus isolate AG05252 chromosome 10, NHGRI_mPonPyg2-v2.0_pri, whole genome shotgun sequence harbors:
- the C1QL4 gene encoding complement C1q-like protein 4 isoform X2 → MVLLLLVAIPLLVHSSRGPAHYEMLGRCRMVCDPHGPRGPGPDGAPASVPPFPPGAKGEVGRRGKAGLRGPPGPPGPRGPPGEPGRPGPPGPPGPGLGGVAPAAGYVPRIAFYAGLRRPHEGYEVLRFDDVVTNVGNAYEAASGKFTCPMPGVYFFAYHVLMRGGDGTSMWADLMKNGQVRASAIAQDADQNYDYASNSVILHLDVGDEVFIKLDGGKVHGGNTNKV
- the C1QL4 gene encoding complement C1q-like protein 4 isoform X1, with product MVLLLLVAIPLLVHSSRGPAHYEMLGRCRMVCDPHGPRGPGPDGAPASVPPFPPGAKGEVGRRGKAGLRGPPGPPGPRGPPGEPGRPGPPGPPGPGLGGVAPAAGYVPRIAFYAGLRRPHEGYEVLRFDDVVTNVGNAYEAASGKFTCPMPGVYFFAYHVLMRGGDGTSMWADLMKNGQVRASAIAQDADQNYDYASNSVILHLDVGDEVFIKLDGGKVHGGNTNKYSTFSGFIIYPD